A region from the Lemur catta isolate mLemCat1 chromosome 7, mLemCat1.pri, whole genome shotgun sequence genome encodes:
- the USH1C gene encoding harmonin isoform X2 → MDRKVAREFRHKVDFLIENDAEKDYLYDVLRMYHQTMDVAVLVGDLKLVINEPSRLPLFDAIRPLIPLKHQVEYDQLTPRRSRKLKEVRLDRLHPEGLGLSVRGGLEFGCGLFISHLIKGGQADSVGLQVGDEIVRINGYSISSCTHEEVINLIRTKKTVSIKVRHIGLIPVKSSPDEPLKWQYVDQFVSESGGGRGSLGSPGNRDNKEKKVFISLVGSRGLGCSISSGPIQKPGIFISHVKPGSLSAEVGLETGDQIVEVNGIDFSNMDHKEAVNVLKSSRSLTISVVAGAGRELFMTDRERLAEARQRELQRQELLMQKRLAMESNKILQEQQEMERQRRKEIAQKAAEENERYRKEMEQIAEEEEKFKKQWEEDWGSKDQLLLPQTITTEVHPVPLRKPKYDQGVEPTLEPTDDLDGGPEEQGEQKGKDKKKAKYDSLQELRKNKKELEFEQKLYKEKEEMLEKEKQLKINRLAQEVRPACGPGEHPWDTIWFFPPSSEGTSWSCSSQMESKGGMSLSSLPSLESEIVPPPQGHLRLAPDLDACLGLRLASLLRVRV, encoded by the exons GTGGATTTTCTGATTGAAAATGACGCAGAGAAGGACTATCTCTATGACGTGCTGCGGATGTACCACCA GACCATGGACGTGGCCGTGCTCGTGGGAGACCTGAAGCTGGTTATCAATGAGCCCAGCCGCCTGCCTCTATTTGACGCCATCCGGCCCCTGATCCCGCTGAAGCACCAGGTGGAATACGACCAGCTGACCCCCCGGCGCTCCAG GAAGCTGAAGGAGGTGCGTCTGGACCGTCTGCACCCCGAAGGCCTCGGCCTCAGTGTGCGTGGTGGTCTCGAGTTTGGCTGTGGGCTCTTCATCTCCCACCTGATCAAAGGCGGTCAGGCAGACAGCGTCGGGCTCCAG GTAGGGGATGAGATCGTTCGGATCAACGGGTATTCCATCTCCTCCTGCACCCACGAGGAGGTCATCAACCTTATCCGGACCAAGAAGACTGTGTCCATCAAAGTGAGAC ACATCGGCCTGATCCCTGTGAAGAG CTCTCCCGACGAACCCCTCAAGTGGCAGTATGTGGATCAGTTTGTGTCAGAATCTGGG GGCGGGCGGGGCAGCCTGGGCTCCCCGGGGAATCGGGACAACAAGGAGAAGAAGGTCTTCATCAGCCTGGTGGGCTCccggggcctgggctgcag CATCTCCAGCGGCCCCATCCAGAAACCCGGCATCTTCATCAGCCACGTGAAGCCTGGCTCCCTGTCTGCCGAGGTGGGGCTGGAG ACAGGGGATCAGATTGTCGAAGTCAACGGCATCGACTTCTCCAACATGGACCACAAGGAG GCTGTGAACGTGCTGAAGAGTAGCCGCAGCCTGACCATCTCCGTCGTAGCAGGAGCT GGCCGGGAGCTGTTCATGACAGACCGGGAGCGACTGGCGGAGGCGCGGCAGCGGGAGCTGCAGCGGCAAGAGCTCCTGATGCAGAAGCGGCTGGCCATGGAGTCCAACAAGATCCTCCAGGAGCAGCAGGAGATGGAGCGGCA aaggagaaaggaaatcgCCCAGAAGGCAGCAGAGGAAAATGAGAGATACCGGAAGGAGATGGAACA GattgcagaggaggaagagaaatttaAGAAACAGTGGGAAGAAGACTGGGGCTCAAAGGATCAGCTGCTCTTGCCTCAAACCATCACCACGGAGGTGCACCCAGTACCCCTTCGCAAGCCAAAGT ATGATCAGGGAGTGGAGCCCACGCTCGAGCCCACAGATGACCTGGATGGAGGCCcggaggagcagggagagcag aaaggaaaagataagaaGAAAGCCAAGTATGACAGCCTCCAAGAGTTGAGAAAGAATAAGAAGGAACTGGAGTTTGAGCAAAAGCTttacaaagagaaagaggaaatgctGGAGAAGGAAAAGCAACTGAAGATCAACCGGCTGGCCCAGGAGGTACGTCCTGCTTGCGGGCCAGGCGAGCATCCCTGGGACACCATTTGGTTTTTCCCACCAAGCTCCGAGGGGACCAGCTGGAGTTGTTCTTCCCAAATGGAGTCCAAAGGTGGGATgagcctttcctccctccccagtttGGAGAGTGAGATCGTGCCACCTCCCCAGGGTCATCTGAGATTAGCTCCTGATTTAGATGCATGTTTGGGATTGAGATTAGCTTCCTTGCTCAGGGTACGGGTCTGA